The window GCTGACATTGCTGGATTCTTGCAACAGAGATAGTCACATCGCAAGGTGTTAATATCGGAATGGGGCATGCCTAGGCAATCAAGGTTCCGGCGTCCACCGCTCATATGGAACGGATTTGCACGCCTCGGGCAAGACCCTCGGACCAGAAATTCTGGCCGGAGGCCGTTCGGTCAAGGGGCAGAGCTCGATAAAGATCAAAAAGGTCATCAGATGGATCCGATCATACTCATCGTCACATTCGCTTTTCTAGGATATGCCATAAAATACATAGACCAGGCATACGACGAACACGAGTTCTCGATCCGGTCCGCGAACTTGGTCGCGATCACCGCGGGTATTCTGATGGGTACCCTGATGGCCTTCGACAGCCCTTTCTCCACGGCGTTCTTCATCGCAATGATCATCAGCCTGGTGCTGGCGAAGAAGATCGACAACGTCGCGTTCGCTGCCGGCTCATGCATAGCATTCGTGGTCATGGGCGTGTTCATGCTGGATGCCAGCGTTACGTTGCTTTGGATCCCGATCGCATTGTTCTTGCTGGCCGGATTCGTGGATGAAGTGGTGGACGGTTTCGCCCACAAGCACAAGCTTGGATTCGTGGCCGAGAAGTTCTGCCATTACCGCCCGTTCAGCGATTTCGCCCTGTTCGGGATGATCGGCTTGGGTATGTTCGACTGGATCTATATCCTGCCTTATTTCTCGTTCACCATCGCTTACATGCTGGTGGGAAGGATCAACTTCATGGACATCGCCATCGGGATCAGAGGGGTCATCCGCAGGGCGTCCAGGTTCCGGCCGTAGGCACTTTTAGGATGCGTGCATCCCACCAATCCCTTTATTACTTCATGACTGGCTCTTCATCCTTTATAAAGGAATGATCCCATGACGGAAAGGGCCAAGAACGATGTTATATCAGAGCTCAGAATGTTGCCTGGAGTAGGAGAGAACGCGGCGGAGGCATTGTATCGGCTGGGGATCAGGTCGAAGGAGGATCTGATCGGAAAGGACCCGGAACGGATGTACGAGGAACTGCGTTCGATGAAAGGGTCGTATGCCGAACCGTGCATGCTCAACTCATTGAAGATCGCGGTGAAGACAGCGTCCAAGAAGTGATTTTCAGACCTTGACCACGCGATGACCATCGGCCTTGGCGATCAGCATCTCTCCCATCTCCAGACTGCTCCATTCTCCCGGCGTGAATGGTTCCGACGAGACCACGACGGCGCTCGATAGGTCATGACCGCGCAGTGCTTCCCCTCTACCCGTCATATCCAGGGTCTGCAGGTTGGCGAAGTTCATCGGATATTTCTCATCATTGATGAAGGCCTTCCTGAGCACGAAAAGGACGGCCCCATCAGTCAGCGCAAAGTTCAGCGAGGATGTCCCTTCCGACTGGTCCCGGCACATGTCCTGAACCGCCGAAAGCACCCCGGTCTCGGCTTGGCCCGCTTGCTCGATCCTCTGCAGGAGATAATGGAACATGACCTCGGAGTCGGTGTCACCTTGGAGAGTGTCCGCATAACGCTCAAGCAGCCTGGCCCTGAAGGAGTGCGGGTCACCCAGGGTACCATTGTGGGAGAAAAGCCACCCGTCCTTCTGGAAGGGGTGGGTGTTGAGCAGATTCCTTTCGCCTGAAGTGGGGTTCCTTACGTGGGCCATGACAAAACCCGGTTCCGTCCTGCGCATGGCGCCGGGCAAGGCAAAGCTGTCCGTGGCCTTGATCGGCTCCTTCATTACCATGGGACCATGGTCTGTGAAGTATCCTATGCCCCATCCTCCGGAATAGGTCTCCGCCGAGGATTGAAAGAATTCCCTGAGCAATCTCGATTTGATCACTGGAGGGACGCTCTGAGGGGCGGCCATGGCGAAGATGCGGCACATCGGACCAGGCATGACGCGGAACGATTTAACGAAATCGCCCGATTGTCGCAGCCACAGAGAACGGTCAGGCCGCCAAGGAACAGTAAATACAATTTAAGGATCTGCAAGAGTGCATCCGAAACGCTCGTCCAATTATCTCGTTAGAGCATGGCTCTCCCCAAACGGTCCGCGATCCTTCCGCCGTACAGATAGATCGTTATCACGACGATAGCATCGACCCCGGCGATGATGAGATAGTTAGCGATCCAAAGAAAGTCGGCGGCTCTTCCGGACGGGCCAATGACCGATTCGACAAGATAAACCATTAGCAGAATGACAAACCACAGGATCAGGTATAGATCGACGGCGCCAACGACACTGATCTGACGCGATCCACAGCTACTACAATGCTTTAGCCTCGAATCCCTGGCCTCACCACATACCCGGCACTTCATCTCCAATTCCCCTGATCGTATCGGTCCCGGTCTTTTAGTAACTATCCATCCCCCCTGTGACAGAAGACAGTGATGCGGCATCTCAATATCGGCTCCTGTCGTATTTCGTTCGCTGAGACCGCCCAAGATATTAAGCTGAGATGCAGCCATCGTGCCCGGGGGTTCGTGATGCAAAAGGTGTTCTACTTCGTGGCGCACATGCCAGACGAGCCGGGGGCGCTGCACAAAGCGGCGGAGATCGTGACCCGATACCAGGGCAATGTGGACCGGATCCACTACGACCGGCGGATAGACCCGTATACGGTGTTCTTCGAGATAAGGTGCGACGATGCCGCCTATGAGCGGATCAAGAAGGAGCTGGAGCTGCTCGGGTACCTCCAGGACTCGCTTGCCGTTCCCAGTTTCCTCAAGTTCAACGTGTACCTGCCAAACCGGCCCGGGGCTCTGTTCGAGTTCCTGCACAGCACCACCTCGGCCGCATGCAACATCGCCTTTCTCGATTTCGACGACGTGAGCAAGTACCCGGAAAGGGTAACGATCAGCCTGACGATCGGGGACAGCTCTCGGGTCCAAGGCCTCCTCGATGAGCTGAAGTCGAAGTATCCATTGGAGATCCTCGAGTACGACACCACCGGGAAACACCTGGACGACACCGTCTTCTATATCCGGTTCGCCCAGGAGCTCCGTCTGCTGATCGGGGACGCCGAGGACCAGTTCCTATTGCGGCTGCTCTCTGACATCAACCACATTGTGCAGGAGCTGCATAACCTGGGAGAGGACCCGAAGCTCGTGTTCAACAGCGTCCTGCAGACAGGAAGGACCCTCAAGGCCACCACCGGCAAGGGGTTCTATGCAGATGTGCAGCATCTGGAACTGGGGGACGGAGCGGAACTGTACTGCTTTCAGCTGCCCTGCGGGGGAAGCATCTTTGCAATGGTGTCTCCGGAGGAGGTCATGCTCATCGACACCGGTTATGGCGTCTACCACGACGACGTGGTCCATATGCTGGCCGATCACGGCATAAACGATCTCTCATCGATCAAGAGAATGTTCATCAGTCATGCCGATGCCGATCACTCCGGTGGGGCGGGACTGTTCGAGGCCGAATCATTTGCGCACCCAGGGACCGTGGACATAGTGGAGCGGTCGAACCGGGCCTACGGTTCAAAGCTCCAGTCGTCGGTGCTTGAAGAGGTGTATACACGGCTCATCAACATGTTCTCCAATTTCCGGCCACCGGCCAAGTTCAGCCTTCTGGATGGAGACCTCGGGACAAGAGGACCCTTCCGGATCGTGGCCCATGACCGGTTCGCGGGAATGGACTTCGAGGTCCTGGAGAGCCTGGGAGGGCATCTGCATGGACAGATCTTCCTGCTGTTTGAGGAAGAAGGGCTGCTGTTCTCGGCGGATTCGCTTATCGGTTTTGAATCGCTCACCCCTGAAAGAGAGGAGTTCAACATCCTGGCCAAGAACCTGATGACCTCGGTGAACGTGGACAGCGAGAAGGCCAGCCGGGAAAGGAAGGGGCTGCTGGCATTGGCGGCAGAGATGGATGCGAAACTTGCTCCTGCGGGTAAAAGGTGCCTCATCTGTGGAGGTCACGGAGCGATCTGTGTCCTGGAATCCGGAAAGCTTAGAACACATGGCAAGGTGGAAAGGTACCGGCGCAGGAGCCTGGAATCGCAGACCTGATCGATCATGGCCCAATTACTGGCCTGTGGGCACATATTTCATCAGACCTGACCGAAGCGGACTAGGGAAGCCTTAATGCACTAGCCGGCAGATACGATTGATGGTTGGAATGACTACTGAATCCATCAGAGAGATCATCGAGGACCGCAAGTTCCTGTTCTTTGGGGGTAAAGGGGGCGTCGGCAAGACCACCATGGCTGCCACCACCGCTACCTGGCTATCAGACCATGGTTACAACACCCTGATAGTGGCGACCGATCCCACCGTCAGCCTGTCAGCGATCTATGGCCAGCACATCAGCGAGACAGAGATCACCAAGATCGGAACGGAACGCCATCTGTGCGGCCTCAACATCAATCCCAAGAAGGCGATGGGCGTGTTCCAAACGCGCCTGGAAGGGACCCTGGAAGGGTTCTCCACCCTTTTCGGCTCGGAGCTGTTGTCCACGCCGTGCACGGAGGAGATCGCCGCTTTCGACCAGTTCGTCTCCTTCTTCGACGACGAGGAGCATGACAAGATCGTGTTCGACACGGCACCGACGGGGCACACGTTGCGAGAACTGTCCATGCCCTTCGACTGGTCAGGATATATTGCCAACCAGATCAAGAACCGGAAAGAGCTGTCAGAGGCCCTGGGCTTCGTCTATGACGACAACATGCTCGACGACCTAAAGCTGGAGAAGCAGCGCTACGACAACTCTGTCAAAGGCCTTTCTGACAGTTCCGTCTCGGCCTTCAACCTGGTCCTTCTGCCGGAGAAACTGCCGATCGAGGAGACCGCCCGGGCCATAGAGGACCTGTCAGGTTTCGGTATCCAAGTGCCTTCGTTGATCATCAACGGGGTGATCCCCCAGGACGTGCTGAAGGGCAACTGGTTCCTGGAAAAGAGGAGAGCCACCCAGGACCGCTACCTGCAGGAGATAGA of the Methanomassiliicoccales archaeon genome contains:
- a CDS encoding MBL fold metallo-hydrolase, producing MQKVFYFVAHMPDEPGALHKAAEIVTRYQGNVDRIHYDRRIDPYTVFFEIRCDDAAYERIKKELELLGYLQDSLAVPSFLKFNVYLPNRPGALFEFLHSTTSAACNIAFLDFDDVSKYPERVTISLTIGDSSRVQGLLDELKSKYPLEILEYDTTGKHLDDTVFYIRFAQELRLLIGDAEDQFLLRLLSDINHIVQELHNLGEDPKLVFNSVLQTGRTLKATTGKGFYADVQHLELGDGAELYCFQLPCGGSIFAMVSPEEVMLIDTGYGVYHDDVVHMLADHGINDLSSIKRMFISHADADHSGGAGLFEAESFAHPGTVDIVERSNRAYGSKLQSSVLEEVYTRLINMFSNFRPPAKFSLLDGDLGTRGPFRIVAHDRFAGMDFEVLESLGGHLHGQIFLLFEEEGLLFSADSLIGFESLTPEREEFNILAKNLMTSVNVDSEKASRERKGLLALAAEMDAKLAPAGKRCLICGGHGAICVLESGKLRTHGKVERYRRRSLESQT
- a CDS encoding TRC40/GET3/ArsA family transport-energizing ATPase gives rise to the protein MVGMTTESIREIIEDRKFLFFGGKGGVGKTTMAATTATWLSDHGYNTLIVATDPTVSLSAIYGQHISETEITKIGTERHLCGLNINPKKAMGVFQTRLEGTLEGFSTLFGSELLSTPCTEEIAAFDQFVSFFDDEEHDKIVFDTAPTGHTLRELSMPFDWSGYIANQIKNRKELSEALGFVYDDNMLDDLKLEKQRYDNSVKGLSDSSVSAFNLVLLPEKLPIEETARAIEDLSGFGIQVPSLIINGVIPQDVLKGNWFLEKRRATQDRYLQEIDERFGSKLRVQVPLFETDIYGLDRLRRVGRGLYGE
- a CDS encoding class II glutamine amidotransferase, whose translation is MCRIFAMAAPQSVPPVIKSRLLREFFQSSAETYSGGWGIGYFTDHGPMVMKEPIKATDSFALPGAMRRTEPGFVMAHVRNPTSGERNLLNTHPFQKDGWLFSHNGTLGDPHSFRARLLERYADTLQGDTDSEVMFHYLLQRIEQAGQAETGVLSAVQDMCRDQSEGTSSLNFALTDGAVLFVLRKAFINDEKYPMNFANLQTLDMTGRGEALRGHDLSSAVVVSSEPFTPGEWSSLEMGEMLIAKADGHRVVKV
- a CDS encoding helix-hairpin-helix domain-containing protein — protein: MTERAKNDVISELRMLPGVGENAAEALYRLGIRSKEDLIGKDPERMYEELRSMKGSYAEPCMLNSLKIAVKTASKK